The following proteins are encoded in a genomic region of Papaver somniferum cultivar HN1 unplaced genomic scaffold, ASM357369v1 unplaced-scaffold_10, whole genome shotgun sequence:
- the LOC113326317 gene encoding solanesyl diphosphate synthase 3, chloroplastic/mitochondrial-like yields VPDVYNELRTRQQRMAEITEMIHVASLLHDDVLDDADTRRGVQSLNFLMGNKLSVLAGDFLLSRACVALASLKDPEVFSLISAVIEHLVTGEIMQMASTSEQRCCMDQYMRKTYYKTASLIANSCKSIAILPGQTTEVAMLAYDYGRSLGLAYQLIDDVLDFTGTSASLGKGSLSDIRHGIITAPILFAIEEFPELQEVIHRGLNDPRDVDLSLEYLGKSRGIQRAIELATEHANLAASAINSLPQSDDDNVRISRQALVDLAQIVIRRKK; encoded by the coding sequence GTACCTGATGTTTATAACGAACTTCGGACCAGACAGCAGCGAATGGCAGAGATCACCGAAATGATCCATGTGGCAAGTCTTCTCCATGATGATGTCTTAGATGATGCTGATACAAGACGTGGTGTTCAATCCCTTAATTTCTTGATGGGGAATAAACTATCTGTGTTAGCAGGAGATTTTCTGCTTTCTCGAGCTTGTGTGGCCCTTGCCTCTCTAAAAGACCCTGAAGTCTTTTCATTAATCTCAGCGGTTATAGAACATCTCGTAACAGGCGAAATAATGCAAATGGCCAGCACATCTGAACAACGCTGTTGCATGGATCAATATATGCGAAAGACGTACTACAAGACAGCATCACTGATTGCAAATAGCTGCAAATCAATCGCTATTCTCCCAGGCCAAACAACTGAAGTTGCAATGCTGGCTTATGACTATGGAAGAAGCCTGGGGTTGGCGTATCAGTTGATTGATGATGTTCTTGATTTCACAGGGACATCAGCTTCCCTAGGAAAGGGTTCTCTCTCAGACATCCGCCATGGGATAATAACAGCTCCAATATTGTTTGCCATTGAAGAATTCCCAGAATTACAAGAAGTTATCCATCGAGGTTTGAACGACCCCAGAGATGTCGATCTTTCCCTTGAATACCTTGGGAAGAGTCGCGGTATACAAAGAGCTATCGAGCTAGCAACAGAACATGCCAACCTTGCAGCCTCAGCTATCAACTCTCTTCCTCAAAGTGATGATGATAATGTCAGGATATCGAGACAGGCACTTGTGGACCTCGCTCAGATAGtcatcagaagaaaaaaatag